In a genomic window of Vibrio gigantis:
- a CDS encoding lactate dehydrogenase yields the protein MSNDKLPKDADGLQLNFCKTLACDNFGLSDAKRYVLQHANPKRPAMVCRECGAFPPLLNNREVLSELHRLRQLHSDGLPACRNDDCDNFGLSVHTHKHLYHAFGYSGDRQRYRCKDCQSTFVDKWSGSNKKLQFQENLMGLLFMGYSVREICRKLEINPKTFYDHVDHIASRCRRKLAMIDARWVNHAKDYEFASHYQRLQPQSNNGVVWIATGEAHSGYILCQHVNYSQNEEPSGNVDHNPYDDVARFVSKDHSSEANLELPQPSDKLKERIEQQYQVILARGNVEDPMGNLTTFSYPSKGALIRPPYTSYAHFLHVLDMCNEDKHVAIYMPQDPLLRSAALSVCLPRIQSQNIDLMYVEEDSGWQDDQSFEKIDIVHMSWWRDRWAIANQGDNQKGICYLTGNNPEPKQWFNTASIQQTKFYQQRFQLLFDSFINEPRRKLRPGGILPLLDIFRAWHNLCYQDKQGLTAAQRLGVAEQPLTLKQLLS from the coding sequence GTGTCTAACGACAAGCTGCCAAAAGATGCGGATGGTTTGCAACTCAACTTTTGTAAAACATTGGCGTGTGACAACTTTGGCTTGAGCGATGCAAAACGGTATGTTTTGCAACACGCGAACCCTAAGCGTCCAGCGATGGTTTGTCGTGAATGTGGAGCTTTCCCCCCCTTACTTAACAATCGTGAAGTGTTAAGCGAACTTCATCGCCTAAGACAACTTCACAGCGACGGGCTCCCTGCTTGTCGTAATGATGATTGCGATAACTTCGGCTTATCAGTTCATACCCACAAACATCTTTATCATGCCTTCGGCTACAGTGGCGACAGGCAGCGCTATAGATGCAAAGACTGCCAATCAACCTTCGTTGATAAATGGTCTGGCTCCAATAAAAAACTTCAGTTTCAAGAGAACCTCATGGGCTTACTGTTCATGGGTTATTCCGTACGCGAAATCTGTAGAAAACTCGAGATCAACCCAAAGACTTTCTATGATCATGTTGACCATATTGCTAGCCGCTGTCGTCGTAAATTAGCGATGATCGATGCACGATGGGTTAACCATGCGAAAGATTACGAATTCGCATCTCATTACCAGCGTCTACAGCCACAAAGTAACAACGGTGTGGTCTGGATCGCTACGGGCGAGGCGCATTCTGGCTATATCCTTTGCCAGCACGTTAACTACTCTCAAAATGAAGAACCATCAGGGAACGTTGACCACAACCCTTATGATGATGTTGCACGCTTTGTATCTAAAGATCACTCTTCAGAAGCGAATCTCGAGCTGCCTCAGCCGTCTGACAAACTAAAAGAGCGCATTGAACAGCAGTACCAAGTGATTCTGGCGAGAGGTAACGTTGAAGATCCGATGGGGAATCTCACCACATTTAGCTACCCTTCAAAAGGCGCACTCATTCGACCACCTTATACCTCTTATGCTCACTTCCTACATGTGCTGGATATGTGTAATGAAGACAAGCACGTCGCTATCTATATGCCACAAGATCCATTACTAAGATCTGCCGCTTTAAGCGTATGTTTGCCTCGCATTCAGAGTCAAAATATTGACCTAATGTATGTAGAGGAAGATTCCGGATGGCAAGACGACCAAAGTTTTGAAAAGATCGACATCGTTCACATGAGTTGGTGGCGAGATCGCTGGGCAATTGCGAATCAAGGTGATAACCAGAAAGGTATCTGCTACCTGACCGGTAACAATCCAGAACCAAAACAGTGGTTTAACACGGCCTCAATTCAACAAACTAAGTTCTATCAACAACGCTTCCAACTGTTATTTGATAGCTTTATTAATGAGCCCAGACGTAAGCTTCGTCCTGGGGGCATTCTTCCATTGCTCGACATATTTAGAGCTTGGCACAATCTGTGCTACCAAGATAAGCAAGGGCTCACGGCAGCGCAACGCTTAGGCGTAGCAGAGCAGCCGCTAACTCTAAAGCAACTACTTTCATAG
- the deoD gene encoding purine-nucleoside phosphorylase, translating into MATPHINAQAGDFAETVLMPGDPLRAKYIAETFLDDVKQVCDVRNMFGYTGTYKGKKVSVMGHGMGIPSCCIYVHELIAEYGVKNVIRVGSCGAVRDDVKLMDVVIGMGASTDSKVNRIRFNNHDFAAIADFGLLEEAVNQARAQEVPVKVGNVFSADLFYTPEADLFEKMEKLGILGVDMEAAGIYGVAADLGAKALTILTVSDHIIRGEKLSSEERQKSFNDMMKVALETAINI; encoded by the coding sequence ATGGCTACACCTCATATTAATGCTCAAGCTGGTGATTTCGCTGAAACAGTACTTATGCCGGGCGACCCGCTTCGCGCAAAATACATTGCAGAAACATTCCTTGATGACGTGAAGCAAGTTTGTGACGTTCGCAACATGTTTGGCTACACAGGCACTTACAAAGGTAAGAAAGTTTCTGTAATGGGCCACGGTATGGGTATCCCATCATGCTGCATCTACGTACACGAGCTAATCGCTGAGTACGGTGTGAAAAACGTTATTCGTGTAGGTAGCTGTGGCGCAGTACGTGACGACGTTAAACTAATGGACGTTGTTATCGGTATGGGTGCATCTACTGACTCAAAAGTAAACCGTATTCGTTTCAACAACCATGACTTCGCTGCTATCGCTGATTTCGGTCTTCTAGAAGAAGCAGTAAACCAAGCACGTGCACAAGAAGTTCCAGTTAAAGTTGGTAACGTATTCTCTGCAGACCTTTTCTACACTCCAGAAGCTGACCTTTTCGAAAAAATGGAAAAGCTAGGCATCCTAGGTGTTGATATGGAAGCGGCTGGTATCTACGGTGTTGCTGCGGATCTTGGTGCTAAAGCACTAACTATCTTAACAGTATCAGATCACATCATCCGTGGTGAGAAACTAAGCTCTGAAGAGCGTCAGAAGTCTTTCAACGACATGATGAAAGTTGCTCTAGAGACAGCAATCAACATCTAA
- a CDS encoding L,D-transpeptidase family protein — MSYCANSTPLQLMKTRLRRAALLSVKTSLIVVGLTSSWVSAATFELPPKESRIVGRIQQHEVAAGETLAIIAKQYDIGFLSLMAANKGVDPFLPPEGYVLSIPSRLILPDTPRKGIVINLAELRLYYFEPEKNQVHVFPVGIGRVGRDTPEMITKISQKRPNPTWTPPQSIRKEYLEKGIELPRVVPAGPENPLGEYALRLAYGAGDYLIHGTNKDFGIGLRVSSGCIRMEPKDIEWLFEQVNRGEQVTIINEPIKVSLEPDRSVFVEAHEPLTRSDGSKKSLQIPVELKWWLEDAELPNSKAKAVIFAQNGVPVEIAPPAIEF, encoded by the coding sequence ATGTCGTATTGCGCTAATTCGACGCCTTTACAGTTAATGAAAACACGACTACGAAGGGCCGCGTTGCTTTCTGTGAAAACCAGTTTGATCGTTGTAGGACTCACTTCATCGTGGGTGTCTGCTGCAACCTTTGAGCTTCCTCCGAAAGAGAGCCGTATTGTGGGCAGAATACAGCAACATGAAGTGGCGGCAGGCGAAACCTTGGCTATCATCGCCAAGCAATACGATATTGGCTTTCTTTCTTTAATGGCGGCCAATAAAGGCGTGGATCCTTTTCTTCCACCGGAAGGCTATGTATTAAGCATTCCAAGCCGTTTGATCCTGCCTGATACCCCAAGAAAGGGGATTGTCATCAATCTTGCTGAATTAAGGTTGTACTATTTTGAGCCCGAGAAAAACCAGGTGCATGTCTTCCCTGTCGGCATCGGTCGAGTGGGGCGCGATACTCCCGAGATGATCACCAAGATAAGCCAAAAAAGACCGAATCCAACATGGACACCACCTCAATCAATTCGCAAAGAGTATCTTGAAAAGGGAATTGAACTACCGAGAGTGGTTCCCGCAGGTCCGGAAAATCCATTGGGTGAGTATGCTTTGAGACTTGCTTATGGTGCTGGCGACTATTTGATACATGGTACTAATAAAGACTTCGGAATAGGTCTACGAGTCAGCTCTGGTTGTATCCGAATGGAACCTAAAGATATTGAGTGGCTTTTTGAGCAAGTGAATCGTGGTGAACAGGTCACAATTATCAATGAACCGATTAAGGTGTCATTAGAACCAGATAGAAGTGTATTTGTTGAAGCGCACGAACCACTAACTCGAAGTGATGGTTCAAAGAAATCATTACAGATTCCAGTGGAACTTAAATGGTGGCTTGAAGACGCAGAACTGCCCAATTCAAAGGCGAAAGCGGTTATCTTTGCGCAAAATGGTGTACCCGTTGAAATCGCACCCCCTGCGATTGAGTTCTAA
- a CDS encoding Lpp/OprI family alanine-zipper lipoprotein, with the protein MNKTLIAAAASVFILAGCSSEPEEAAVSEIDQLTNQVAQLTSEVEALKSDKAAAEMKAQEAEAAAMAAKEEADRANERIDNIAESYTK; encoded by the coding sequence ATGAATAAGACGTTAATCGCAGCCGCAGCCTCTGTGTTCATTCTAGCAGGTTGCTCTTCTGAACCAGAAGAAGCTGCAGTGTCTGAAATTGATCAACTAACTAACCAAGTGGCTCAACTTACAAGCGAAGTCGAAGCACTTAAGAGTGACAAAGCAGCTGCAGAAATGAAGGCTCAAGAAGCAGAAGCAGCCGCTATGGCAGCCAAGGAAGAAGCGGATCGTGCTAACGAACGTATCGACAACATCGCAGAGTCTTACACTAAGTAG
- a CDS encoding DEAD/DEAH box helicase — translation MHFKDLGLDNRLLKNLKHYDFKKATEIQSKAIPVAIAGKDLLASSKTGSGKTLAFVLPMIHKALKTKAFSAKDPRGVILAPTRELAKQVYGELRSMLGGLSYEATLILGGENFNDQVKALRKYPRFIVATPGRLADHLEHRSLFLDGVETLILDEADRMLDLGFAPELRRIANAAKHRRRQTLMFSATLDHAEVNDIANEMLDAPKRISVGVSNEQHLDITQKFYLCDHLDHKEALLDRVLEEAEYRQVMIFTATRADTDRLTDKLNEKKLKAVALSGNLNQTQRNAIMSQFERAVYKILVTTDVASRGIDIPNVSHVINFDMPKHTEEYVHRVGRTGRAGNKGDAISLVGPKDWDSFKRVELYLQQDLTFSVLEGLKGKFKGIKPRKPAFKKGGPAKKSGKPQAKKTAKKPVKRDKSFHQNVAVGDSVFIPKKKVAPKTDDE, via the coding sequence TTGCACTTTAAAGATTTAGGCTTAGATAACCGCTTACTGAAGAACTTAAAACATTACGACTTCAAGAAGGCGACAGAGATCCAATCAAAAGCGATCCCTGTTGCTATTGCTGGTAAGGATCTATTGGCTTCATCAAAAACGGGATCAGGAAAGACATTGGCGTTTGTGTTGCCAATGATACATAAAGCGTTAAAAACAAAGGCGTTTTCTGCTAAAGATCCTCGTGGTGTAATTTTGGCTCCTACTCGTGAGTTGGCTAAGCAGGTATATGGCGAATTGCGTAGCATGCTTGGTGGTTTGTCTTACGAAGCAACACTTATCTTGGGTGGTGAAAACTTTAACGACCAAGTTAAAGCACTGCGTAAATACCCTCGCTTTATCGTAGCGACTCCTGGTCGTCTTGCTGACCACCTAGAGCACCGTTCATTGTTCCTTGACGGTGTTGAAACACTGATCCTTGATGAAGCTGACCGTATGCTTGATCTTGGTTTTGCTCCAGAACTGCGTCGCATTGCAAATGCAGCTAAGCACCGTCGTCGTCAAACCTTGATGTTCTCTGCAACGCTGGATCACGCTGAAGTGAACGATATTGCTAATGAGATGCTAGACGCACCTAAGCGCATTTCGGTTGGTGTTTCTAACGAGCAGCACCTTGATATCACTCAGAAATTCTACCTGTGTGATCACCTAGATCATAAAGAAGCGCTTTTAGACCGTGTTTTGGAAGAAGCTGAATACCGTCAGGTAATGATCTTCACCGCAACTCGTGCTGATACTGATCGCCTAACGGATAAGCTTAACGAGAAGAAGCTTAAAGCAGTTGCACTGAGCGGAAACTTAAATCAAACGCAGCGTAATGCGATCATGAGTCAGTTTGAGCGTGCGGTTTATAAGATTTTGGTAACCACTGATGTTGCTTCTCGTGGTATCGATATTCCAAACGTAAGCCACGTTATTAACTTTGATATGCCGAAGCATACCGAAGAGTACGTGCACCGTGTTGGTCGTACTGGCCGTGCAGGTAACAAAGGCGATGCAATCTCTTTGGTTGGTCCAAAAGATTGGGATAGTTTTAAGCGTGTTGAGCTTTACCTTCAACAAGACCTAACTTTCTCTGTACTTGAAGGCCTAAAAGGTAAGTTCAAAGGCATTAAGCCTCGCAAACCAGCCTTCAAGAAGGGCGGTCCAGCTAAGAAATCGGGTAAACCTCAAGCGAAGAAGACAGCGAAGAAGCCAGTTAAACGCGATAAGAGTTTCCACCAAAATGTGGCTGTGGGTGATAGCGTGTTTATCCCTAAGAAGAAAGTTGCGCCAAAAACTGACGATGAGTAA
- a CDS encoding SGNH/GDSL hydrolase family protein yields MKNTALILALTIPFGAYAAEDSIPTPESITSAQVLSTQGSETYSYVRCWYRTDASHDSPATDWQWAKKENGDYYTINGYWWSSVSFKNMFYSDAPQSEIKQRCEQTLGIQHDVADITYFAADNRFSYNHSIWTNDNAVQANTINRIVTFGDSLSDTGNLFNGSQWVFPNADSWFLGHFSNGLVWTEYLAKAKDVPLYNWAVGGAAGTNQYVALTGVYDQVTSYLTYMKVAKNYRPENSLFTLEFGLNDFMNYNREVADVKADFSSALIRLTESGANNILLFTLPDATKAPQFKYSTEQEIIKVRGKILEFNQFIKDQAEHYQEMGKNVVLFDASALFASITDNPQQHGFRNASDACLDINRSSAADYLKSHSLTNDCATYGSDSYVFWGVTHPTTATHKYIADHILAFSFSTFDF; encoded by the coding sequence ATGAAAAATACGGCTTTAATACTCGCGTTAACCATACCATTTGGGGCTTATGCTGCAGAAGACTCAATACCGACACCCGAATCGATTACATCAGCACAAGTGCTCAGCACACAAGGTTCAGAAACCTATTCTTATGTTCGATGTTGGTACCGAACTGACGCATCACATGATTCCCCTGCTACCGACTGGCAATGGGCAAAAAAGGAAAATGGTGATTACTACACAATCAACGGATATTGGTGGTCTTCCGTTTCTTTCAAAAACATGTTCTACAGTGATGCCCCGCAATCTGAAATCAAACAGCGTTGTGAACAAACCCTCGGCATCCAACATGACGTTGCAGACATCACCTACTTTGCGGCAGACAACCGCTTCTCCTACAATCACTCTATTTGGACAAATGACAACGCTGTCCAAGCAAACACCATTAATCGTATCGTCACCTTTGGTGATAGCCTGTCCGATACCGGCAACCTATTTAATGGCTCTCAATGGGTTTTTCCGAACGCTGATTCATGGTTTTTAGGGCACTTTTCGAATGGTTTGGTTTGGACTGAGTACTTAGCAAAGGCGAAAGATGTTCCTCTTTATAACTGGGCTGTGGGTGGCGCAGCAGGCACCAATCAATACGTCGCGTTAACGGGTGTTTATGATCAAGTCACCTCTTATCTAACCTACATGAAAGTGGCTAAAAACTATCGTCCGGAAAACTCACTGTTTACCTTAGAGTTTGGTCTCAATGACTTTATGAACTACAATCGAGAAGTCGCCGATGTAAAAGCTGACTTTAGTAGCGCACTGATCCGCTTAACAGAATCTGGTGCGAACAATATACTGCTTTTCACATTGCCCGATGCGACCAAAGCCCCTCAATTCAAATACTCAACCGAACAAGAGATCATAAAAGTTCGTGGCAAGATTTTAGAATTCAACCAATTCATCAAAGATCAAGCCGAGCATTATCAAGAGATGGGGAAAAATGTGGTGCTGTTTGATGCAAGTGCATTGTTCGCAAGCATCACCGACAATCCACAACAGCATGGCTTTCGAAACGCGAGTGACGCATGTCTAGATATCAATAGAAGCTCGGCTGCTGACTATTTAAAAAGTCACAGCTTAACCAATGATTGCGCAACCTATGGCTCAGACAGCTATGTCTTCTGGGGCGTGACACATCCAACGACCGCTACGCATAAATACATTGCCGACCATATCTTAGCTTTTTCATTCTCAACCTTTGATTTCTAA
- a CDS encoding lipase family alpha/beta hydrolase: MKKILIWTIACLSSFGVYAGTSTSVLEARGYTETKYPIMLVHGLFGFDTLAGVDYFYGVPESLTKDGANVYVAQVSATNSSEVRGEQLLSQVETLLAATGASKVNLVGHSHGGPTARYVASVRPDLVASVTSIGGVHKGSKVADLVRGNVSEGSVTEGIAVKLAGGLTTLINLLSGGSDLEQDGLASLEALTTEGSLAFNQFYPEGVPTSECGDGEWQASNGVYYYSWTGSSTFTNLLDPTDGAMTILGLAFNEPNDGLVGACSAHLGKVIGDDYKMNHLDEINGLLGIHHLFETDPVTLYRQHANRLKLAGL; the protein is encoded by the coding sequence TTGAAAAAGATATTAATTTGGACGATAGCCTGCCTATCTAGTTTTGGTGTATATGCCGGAACGAGCACATCAGTATTAGAAGCCCGCGGATATACTGAAACGAAATACCCCATTATGTTGGTACATGGTCTGTTTGGTTTCGATACATTAGCGGGCGTCGACTATTTCTATGGCGTGCCTGAATCCCTCACCAAAGATGGTGCGAACGTGTACGTCGCTCAGGTCTCTGCGACCAACAGTTCTGAAGTCCGTGGTGAACAGTTGCTAAGTCAAGTTGAAACACTCCTAGCCGCAACAGGAGCAAGTAAGGTGAATTTGGTTGGTCACAGCCATGGTGGGCCAACGGCACGTTATGTCGCGTCGGTTCGACCGGATCTTGTGGCTTCGGTGACCAGTATTGGTGGCGTACATAAAGGCTCCAAGGTTGCGGACCTTGTTCGAGGGAATGTATCTGAGGGCTCAGTTACAGAAGGTATTGCGGTTAAATTGGCTGGTGGTTTGACGACACTTATCAATCTACTGTCGGGTGGTTCTGATCTCGAACAAGATGGCCTCGCTTCTCTTGAAGCATTGACCACAGAAGGTTCTCTAGCATTCAACCAATTTTACCCGGAGGGTGTTCCTACGTCTGAGTGTGGTGATGGTGAGTGGCAAGCAAGTAACGGCGTTTATTACTATTCATGGACGGGGTCTTCCACTTTTACCAACCTTCTAGACCCTACCGATGGAGCAATGACAATCCTAGGCTTAGCCTTTAACGAACCTAATGACGGGTTAGTAGGAGCATGTAGCGCGCATTTGGGCAAAGTGATTGGCGACGATTACAAAATGAATCACTTGGATGAGATCAATGGGTTGCTGGGCATCCATCACTTGTTTGAGACCGATCCTGTGACGTTATATCGTCAGCACGCTAATCGATTGAAGTTGGCTGGTTTGTAG
- a CDS encoding lipase secretion chaperone → MKKTAILSITTIALMSTAAVFFYLNNKDTNSHNDNEQTASSFKVASQQDTEIDNASAKDMMEYFVSGNTELTLEDIRDNVAKHHEQSQGAVVDEVLFAKYLEYKSALTSLDVQFDTTSISAEDLRALNQALLELQAQFFSESEVSILFTHDNRMREIALEKLLLKQEGLEGEEYQQRLESYLSEQPGYVQSSHQNQVLLQQLSRSEGLDEQGKYLKRSELVGEEATQRLEDLDKQRAVFEDALEIYFSERSDVLNDSALSKIEQQETIAKLRTEHFLPKQLRRVEAIERIRANEAKQ, encoded by the coding sequence ATGAAAAAGACCGCCATTTTGTCGATAACCACGATAGCCCTGATGAGCACAGCGGCGGTCTTTTTTTATCTAAATAACAAAGATACAAATTCACATAATGACAACGAACAGACCGCTTCCTCATTTAAAGTCGCCTCTCAACAAGATACCGAAATTGACAATGCGTCAGCCAAAGACATGATGGAGTATTTCGTGTCAGGCAATACAGAGCTAACCCTCGAAGATATTCGTGACAACGTGGCAAAACACCATGAGCAATCACAAGGTGCGGTGGTTGATGAAGTGTTATTTGCAAAATATCTTGAGTATAAGTCGGCACTGACATCACTAGATGTGCAATTTGACACCACATCAATATCCGCTGAGGACCTACGCGCACTTAATCAAGCGCTCCTTGAGCTGCAAGCTCAGTTTTTTAGTGAGAGTGAGGTAAGTATTCTGTTTACGCATGACAACAGAATGAGAGAAATAGCATTAGAAAAGCTACTTTTGAAACAAGAGGGATTAGAGGGTGAAGAATACCAACAAAGACTCGAATCCTATCTATCTGAACAACCAGGTTATGTTCAGTCGAGTCACCAGAATCAGGTGTTACTCCAACAACTCTCTAGATCGGAAGGTCTCGATGAGCAGGGTAAATATTTAAAGAGAAGCGAACTTGTTGGCGAAGAAGCAACGCAAAGACTCGAAGATCTTGACAAACAAAGAGCGGTATTTGAAGACGCTTTAGAGATTTACTTCTCAGAACGAAGTGATGTTTTGAACGATTCAGCTCTCTCGAAAATCGAACAACAAGAGACGATCGCGAAACTTAGGACTGAACATTTCCTGCCAAAGCAGCTTAGAAGAGTTGAAGCGATTGAAAGAATTCGTGCTAATGAAGCTAAACAATAA
- a CDS encoding prolyl oligopeptidase family serine peptidase, with protein sequence MKVFVLLAFALLPTGMVSASDQFSWLRDDSRSASNVLNYLNQQNNKTQQYQERIQPLSESLQKNWQDNRPVLADKPWQEISGYEYAILNHNGERTLLSRPVGREESTELLNIDARSGDFDYYQLASWELNSTRTKLAIAEDVSGSEQYRVSVVDLQTHQVTPIAQNVDSTLAWSKDDQSLYLVELDQQTSRPYALTQYFLDQSEPTQLTEEPDSAWLLSYYLSSDAQFAIVQANNENSSEQRLVNLDTGEISEPLLPRRTGIEYYVDVVGSRLFSNSNHAGKGFTFYSVALNQVSKIDRWSAVFEPSDESRISNFHLFESGPVIITQTGASQSLHFFDNDNRHRSSLMVAESGQVAWVSRVGDYQSNKLHIRSMSLTQPAKWERLNTDTLKRELFSQDYYPEYQKSNYYTEQVMVNSGGVMIPVTLAYRKDKLTKDTPVLLYGYGAYGMTMKPYFMPQIISLLDEGVIYAIAHVRGGGFYGDAWYQAGKGINKENGISDFIAAAQALRAYRQGTRSIYAMGGSAGGTLVAAALNRDPDLFDGAVLKVPFVDVVNSMSDSSLPLTAQQYGEWGNPNIADELKAMKQYDPYLNLSEQNYPSILIQIGLNDRRVPYWEGAKYYAKLNEVTTGHGPYLLSTSFTQGHSTDRRRSLSQQAFEYAFLLSLIQKDIKAEQ encoded by the coding sequence ATGAAAGTGTTTGTGTTGTTAGCTTTTGCTCTTTTACCGACGGGGATGGTTAGTGCTTCTGATCAGTTCTCTTGGCTTAGAGATGACTCCCGTAGCGCGAGCAACGTACTAAACTATCTTAATCAACAAAATAATAAAACTCAGCAGTATCAAGAACGTATTCAACCCCTAAGCGAATCCTTACAAAAAAACTGGCAAGACAATCGCCCTGTACTCGCTGACAAACCATGGCAGGAAATTAGCGGGTACGAGTATGCGATCCTCAATCACAATGGTGAGAGAACCTTACTATCCCGACCTGTTGGGAGGGAAGAATCAACCGAGTTACTTAACATTGACGCTCGATCTGGCGATTTTGATTATTACCAGTTGGCTAGTTGGGAGTTGAATTCAACCAGAACAAAGCTTGCGATCGCGGAAGATGTAAGTGGATCAGAACAGTACCGAGTGAGTGTTGTTGATCTTCAAACTCATCAAGTCACTCCAATCGCGCAGAATGTAGACAGTACGCTTGCGTGGTCGAAAGACGATCAATCTCTGTATTTGGTTGAACTTGACCAACAAACGTCGAGACCTTATGCGTTAACGCAATACTTCTTAGATCAGTCAGAACCAACTCAATTGACTGAAGAGCCCGACTCTGCGTGGTTACTGTCGTACTACCTTTCAAGTGACGCACAATTTGCTATCGTTCAGGCAAACAATGAGAACTCAAGTGAGCAACGTTTAGTAAATCTTGATACCGGCGAGATCTCCGAACCACTTTTACCTCGTAGAACTGGTATCGAGTACTACGTTGATGTTGTCGGCTCTCGTTTATTCTCGAATAGTAACCATGCTGGCAAGGGGTTTACTTTTTACTCGGTAGCACTTAATCAAGTATCAAAAATAGATCGCTGGAGTGCTGTTTTTGAACCGAGTGATGAATCTAGAATTAGTAATTTTCATTTGTTTGAGTCTGGGCCTGTGATCATCACCCAGACTGGTGCGTCTCAATCTTTACACTTCTTCGATAACGACAACCGCCATCGTTCAAGCCTGATGGTAGCAGAGTCGGGTCAAGTTGCTTGGGTGAGCAGAGTGGGTGACTACCAAAGTAACAAACTGCATATCCGAAGCATGTCTTTAACTCAGCCTGCGAAGTGGGAGCGGTTAAATACAGATACTCTAAAACGAGAGCTATTCTCTCAAGATTATTACCCTGAATATCAAAAATCTAACTATTACACAGAGCAAGTCATGGTCAACTCTGGCGGTGTAATGATCCCCGTCACTTTGGCGTATCGCAAGGATAAGCTTACGAAGGATACACCTGTGCTTTTGTACGGATACGGGGCCTATGGGATGACGATGAAGCCTTACTTTATGCCGCAAATCATTAGCCTACTTGATGAAGGTGTAATTTATGCGATTGCACATGTCCGTGGTGGAGGCTTCTATGGTGACGCTTGGTATCAAGCTGGAAAAGGTATCAATAAAGAAAATGGCATTTCTGATTTCATTGCTGCGGCACAGGCATTGAGAGCGTACCGCCAAGGTACACGGTCTATATATGCTATGGGTGGAAGTGCTGGTGGGACACTCGTTGCTGCCGCTTTAAACCGAGATCCAGATTTGTTTGACGGTGCGGTGCTTAAAGTGCCGTTTGTCGATGTCGTGAATAGCATGTCCGATTCTTCATTACCTCTAACAGCTCAACAGTACGGTGAGTGGGGCAATCCAAATATTGCTGATGAATTGAAGGCAATGAAGCAATACGACCCATACTTGAATCTTAGTGAACAGAACTACCCATCAATATTGATCCAGATTGGCCTTAATGACCGTCGCGTTCCTTATTGGGAAGGTGCTAAGTATTACGCGAAGCTAAATGAGGTAACGACTGGCCACGGACCTTATCTATTGTCGACAAGCTTTACTCAAGGACATTCGACAGACAGGCGACGATCATTATCGCAACAAGCGTTTGAGTACGCATTTCTTTTATCACTTATCCAAAAAGACATTAAAGCGGAGCAGTAA